One Rhododendron vialii isolate Sample 1 chromosome 2a, ASM3025357v1 genomic region harbors:
- the LOC131317310 gene encoding uncharacterized protein LOC131317310 yields the protein MGKNLHNFQLLDLLTSDSIRKPMPKEVQDEMNFPISEDDLRSPSLLNAEQTTAYNEILNVVLNQRPKSFFIDGPEDGDGKLCCGISKQSGLATLMKKAALIIYDKASMAKKESIEALDSLLHDLTENDTLFGGKVVVLGGDFRQVLPIIPKRTKIQCINASLVRSYIWQSLIKFKLKENMRAKTDLAFGAYILRVGNDQEKENEVGEIKLPSSLILQLTTRTPPLDQLIQFVFPLWFWRTSFYAILTPKNLVIDEINEAMIARFPGEE from the exons ATGGGCAAGAATCTACACAATTTCCAGTTATTGGATCTTCTTACTTCTGATTCAATAAGAAAACCAATGCCAAAAGAAGTACAAGATGAAATGAATTTTCCTATATCAGAAGATGATCTAAGAAGCCCAAGTTTATTAAATGCAGAACAAACCACTGCCTACAATGAAATTCTAAATGTTGTTCTAAATCAAAGACCCAAGAGCTTCTTCATTGACGGACCTGAAG ATGGTGACGGCAAACTCTGCTGTGGAATTTCAAAGCAATCAGGCCTAGCTACTCTTATGAAAAAAGCCGCTCTTATCATTTATGATAAAGCATCAATGGCAAAAAAGGAATCAATCGAAGCCTTGGATTCCCTCCTACACGATCTTACAGAAAATGATACATTATTTGGAGGAAAAGTCGTGGTTCTAGGAGGTGATTTCAGACAAGTATTACCTATCATACCTAAAAGAACAAAGATTCAATGCATCAATGCAAGTTTAGTCAGATCATACATATGGCAATCACTcatcaaattcaaattgaagGAAAATATGCGTGCAAAGACTGATCTAGCATTCGGTGCATACATTCTTCGAGTTGGGAATGatcaggaaaaggaaaatgaggtTGGAGAAATCAAATTACCATCATCCTTGATCCTACAACTAACCACAAGAACACCACCTTTAGATCAGCTAATCCAATTTGTTTTCCCCTTGTGGTTTTGGAGAACATCCTTTTATGCCATTCTCACACCCAAAAACCTAGTCATTGATGAAATCAATGAAGCAATGATTGCAAGATTCCCAGGCGAAGAGTAA
- the LOC131315974 gene encoding uncharacterized protein LOC131315974, which yields MARRAWSEEEEDTLLTNLTSLVDQGVWRTDNGVFRPSYLGVLKNEMQVSFPQAGINEIHIEEKIKKWKHDYRILDAMLRRLGFGWNPNENKLVVGNEIWNEFVQNHRH from the exons atGGCACGCCGGGCTTggagcgaggaggaggaggatacATTGTTGACAAACCTTACGAGCCTTGTCGATCAGGGGGTTTGGCGAACCGACAACGGAGTGTTTCGCCCTTCCTACTTGGGAGTTCTTAAAAATGAGATGCAAGTTTCTTTCCCTCAAGCAGGTATAAACGAAATTCATATTGAAGAAAAGATTAAGAAATGGAAGCATGATTATCGCATACTAGACGCTATGCTTAGGCGTCTTGGGTTCGGGTGGAATccaaatgaaaacaaactaGTGGTGGgaaatgaaatttggaatgaATTTGTCCAA AATCACCGACATTAG
- the LOC131315972 gene encoding putative glucose-6-phosphate 1-epimerase has protein sequence MATVSMSWSLPTINNSSPSHLRRPNRLHSVMTSASLKKEISGVGVRVTEGQGNLPKVVLSSPHGSEAELYLFGGCVTSWKVADKDLLFVRPDAVFNGQKPISGGAPHCFPQFGPGPIQQHGFARNMNWSVVDSDDVEGNPVVTLELKDGPYSRSMWDFSFQAIYKVILDAKSLSTELVITNTDKIPFSFSTALHTYFRAAVTGASVRGLRGCKTLNKDPDPKNPLVGKEERDVVTFPGFVDCVYLEAPDELLLDNGLGDKISIKNSNWTDAVLWNPYLQMEACYKDFVCVENAKIEKVQLDPEQSWTATQLLSLV, from the exons ATGGCGACAGTATCGATGAGTTGGTCACTCCCTACCATCAACAACTCCTCCCCTTCACACCTTCGGCGACCCAATCG ACTTCACTCGGTTATGACTTCTGCAAGCTTGAAGAAGGAGATTTCTGGTGTCGGAGTGCGAGTCACAGAAGGGCAAGGGAATTTGCCCAAGGTCGTGCTCTCGTCTCCTCACGGAAG TGAGGCCGAACTCTATTTATTTGGAGGTTGTGTCACCTCTTGGAAAGTTGCCGACAAGGATCTGCTTTTTGTTCGGCCAGATGCTGTATTCAATGGGCAGAAACCTATCAG TGGAGGTGCTCCACATTGTTTCCCACAGTTTGGTCCTGGCCCAATACAGCAG CATGGATTTGCAAGGAACATGAATTGGTCAGTTGTTGATTCTGATGACGTGGAAGGAAATCCTGTGGTTACTCTAGAGCTAAAGGATGGCCCTTATAGTCGTTCTATGTGGGATTTCAGCTTCCAAGCTATTTACAAG GTCATTCTTGATGCGAAGAGCCTTTCAACAGAACTCGTGATTACAAACACCGATAAAATTCCATTTTCATTTAGTACGGCCCTGCATACGTACTTCCGT GCCGCTGTAACAGGGGCATCAGTGAGAGGTTTGAGAGGTTGCAAAACACTGAACAAAGATCCAGATCCTAAAAACCCATTGGTGGGTAAGGAGGAAAG GGATGTGGTTACTTTTCCTGGATTCGTAGACTGTGTTTACCTTGAAGCGCCTGATGAATTACTCCTTGATAACGGTTTGGGAGATAAGATATCCATCAAGAATAGCAA CTGGACAGATGCTGTACTGTGGAACCCATATCTGCAGATGGAAGCATGCTACAAAGATTTCGTTTGTGTCGAAAATGCTAAG ATCGAAAAAGTGCAGCTAGACCCCGAGCAATCTTGGACTGCTACCCAGCTGCTAAGCTTGGTGTGA
- the LOC131315973 gene encoding histone H3.2, whose translation MARTKQTARKSTGGKAPRKQLATKAARKSAPATGGVKKPHRFRPGTVALREIRKYQKSTELLIRKLPFQRLVREIAQDFKTDLRFQSSAVAALQEAAEAYLVGLFEDTNLCAIHAKRVTIMPKDIQLARRIRGERA comes from the coding sequence ATGGCCCGCACAAAGCAAACAGCACGCAAATCAACTGGCGGCAAGGCACCGAGGAAGCAACTCGCCACCAAGGCAGCCCGGAAGTCGGCCCCGGCCACCGGTGGGGTGAAGAAGCCCCACCGCTTCCGCCCTGGCACCGTCGCGCTCCGGGAGATCCGGAAGTACCAGAAGTCCACAGAGCTCCTGATTAGGAAGCTCCCGTTCCAGAGGCTGGTGAGAGAGATCGCCCAGGACTTCAAGACCGATCTGAGGTTCCAGAGCTCTGCCGTGGCTGCTTTGCAGGAGGCGGCCGAGGCGTACTTGGTGGGATTGTTCGAAGATACCAATTTGTGCGCTATTCATGCGAAGAGGGTGACTATTATGCCCAAGGATATTCAGCTGGCGAGGAGGATTAGGGGCGAGCGTGCTTGA
- the LOC131315971 gene encoding uncharacterized protein LOC131315971: MLATRNTSSFIFDPHPLPEVTALQLWCAANATKIRELPIAPVPQLPMPKVDEHSEDDITKLANLPMSVEKTQYLNVQGITKVTDFAQIFYYLACSICKRATNAYGNGGFWCNYCAKKVPALTK; this comes from the exons ATGCTTGCCACGCGAAACACATCAAGTTTCATCTTCGACCCACACCCACTACCAGAAGTAACTGCACTGCAGTTATG GTGCGCAGCCAACGCAACAAAGATCAGAGAACTACCAATAGCACCAGTACCACAGCTTCCCATGCCAAAAGTAGATGAACATTCAGAAGATGATATCACCAAACTTGCCAACCTACCCATGTCAGTAGAGAAG ACACAGTACCTAAATGTCCAAGGCATAACAAAGGTCACCGATTTCGCACAAATCTTTTACTACCTGGCTTGCTCAATCTGCAAGAGAGCAACAAATGCATACGGAAATGGAGGCTTTTGGTGCAACTACTGTGCCAAAAAAGTACCAGCTCTGACAAAGTAA